A segment of the Phycisphaeraceae bacterium genome:
ATTGTGTCGTGTCATCGAGGGATTGTGTCGTGTCATCGAAGGGTTTTAGAGTTCCCGCGACGGGACACTGAGCACGATCCTTGGGTTTTCTCCTGGGTCCGGCGGGCGGGGGGTCGTTTGCGGACGCGTGGGCTGATCGTGGCCATGCAGAGCCATGGCCACGGCACCCGGCTGATTCGTGCCCGGCGGGGGGCGGTGCGTTTGCGGACGCATGGACTGATCGTGGCCATGCTGAGCCATGGCTGCGGCACCCGGTCGGGGCGGCAGATCGGGCGGGTGCGGGCGTAGGATCGCCCATGACGTCGTGGCCCACCGCGATCACCGAGATTGCCCCCAACCGCGTGCGGGTGCGCGGGCAGGATATTGCCGCGTTGATGGGGAGCGTGTCGTTCGGCGAGGCGGTACACCTGATTCTGCTGGGCCGGTTGCCGACGGCGGAGGTCGGGCGGCTCTTCGAGGCGATGCTGGTCTCGAGCATCGACCACGGCGCGACGCCGCCCAGCGCCCTGGCTGCGCGCACGGTCGCGAGCACTGGGGCGAGCCTCAGCGCGAGTGTGGCGGCGGGGATCATGAGCATCAACGCTCATCACGGCGGGGCGATCGAGGCTTGTGCGCGGACGCTGGGGCAGGTGCTGGCGCTGGCCGGGGCCGGGAGCACGCTCGACGAGGCGGCGGCGAGCGTGATTGCTCAAGCAAAGACGCGCGGCGAGAAACTGGCCGGCTTTGGTCATCGCGTCCACACCGCCGACCCGAGGACGGCGCGGCTGTTTGAACTGGCGCGCCAGGCCGGGCTCGACGAGACGCGCGGGCACATCGCGGCGGCCCGGGCGATCGAGGCGGCGTTTGCGGCCAGCGGCAAGGCGCTGCCGATCAATGTCGATGGAGCGATCGGGGCCATCGCGGCCGATCTCGGGGTTGACTGCGCGATCATGAACGGGCTGTTCATGATCGCGCGGGTTCCGGGGCTGGTCGCGCACGTCGCCGAGGAAAAGGCGCGCATGAAGCCGATGCGACCGATCACGCCGGGGGCGGCGGTCTATGACGGGCCCGGGGCGGCCCCGGCCGACGGCGGGACAGGCAAAGCC
Coding sequences within it:
- a CDS encoding citryl-CoA lyase, giving the protein MTSWPTAITEIAPNRVRVRGQDIAALMGSVSFGEAVHLILLGRLPTAEVGRLFEAMLVSSIDHGATPPSALAARTVASTGASLSASVAAGIMSINAHHGGAIEACARTLGQVLALAGAGSTLDEAAASVIAQAKTRGEKLAGFGHRVHTADPRTARLFELARQAGLDETRGHIAAARAIEAAFAASGKALPINVDGAIGAIAADLGVDCAIMNGLFMIARVPGLVAHVAEEKARMKPMRPITPGAAVYDGPGAAPADGGTGKAEGGTDTSEGKA